The Spirochaetae bacterium HGW-Spirochaetae-1 genome includes a region encoding these proteins:
- a CDS encoding epimerase — MKKLVTGATGFMGSSIVRELLRDGEEVKVLVRETSDTRNIDGLDVERAFGDIRDGDSMKKALKGCDTLYYTAAFFAHWVPDKKLPYEVNVEGTKVSMKAALDAGVQKVVYTSTNNTMGAHGPIPVDENAEFNHWKSGDHYSISKYLAEIEARKFVSLGLPIVIVNPTLVIGVRDIKPTPSGQMIIDIATGQMPGYIEGGTNIIDVEDVARGHILAAEKGRVGERYLFGNENLTVSDYFRLIADVAGVQAPRIKIPYHLAVALGYVFELGSFFTKKPPVVTASEVRIGKSQEWYDCSKAVKELGLPQTPIRQSIEKALNWFKEKGYINKL; from the coding sequence ATGAAAAAACTTGTCACCGGCGCAACGGGGTTCATGGGTTCGTCTATCGTGAGGGAACTGCTCAGGGACGGCGAGGAGGTTAAAGTTCTTGTAAGGGAAACCAGTGATACGCGGAACATTGACGGGCTTGACGTAGAAAGGGCCTTTGGGGACATACGCGACGGTGATTCCATGAAAAAGGCCCTCAAGGGCTGCGATACGCTTTATTATACAGCGGCTTTTTTTGCCCACTGGGTACCTGATAAAAAATTGCCTTACGAAGTTAACGTTGAAGGCACAAAAGTATCGATGAAGGCGGCGCTCGATGCCGGTGTACAGAAAGTTGTTTATACAAGTACCAACAATACGATGGGGGCCCATGGACCCATCCCTGTAGATGAAAATGCCGAATTTAATCACTGGAAATCGGGGGACCATTATTCCATATCCAAATATCTTGCCGAGATCGAGGCGAGAAAATTTGTCTCCCTGGGACTGCCGATTGTCATTGTTAATCCCACCCTGGTCATCGGTGTACGCGATATCAAGCCGACGCCGTCAGGTCAGATGATCATCGACATTGCCACGGGTCAAATGCCGGGCTACATCGAGGGGGGGACCAATATCATCGATGTCGAAGACGTGGCGCGGGGACATATTCTTGCAGCGGAAAAAGGCAGAGTGGGAGAGAGATATCTTTTTGGAAATGAAAATTTAACCGTTTCGGACTATTTCAGGCTGATAGCCGATGTTGCGGGCGTGCAAGCGCCGCGGATAAAAATACCGTATCACCTGGCCGTGGCTCTTGGATATGTTTTCGAGCTGGGCTCTTTTTTTACAAAGAAACCTCCCGTGGTCACGGCATCGGAGGTGAGGATAGGCAAGTCTCAGGAATGGTATGACTGCTCAAAGGCTGTGAAGGAACTGGGTTTGCCGCAGACACCCATTCGACAATCAATAGAGAAGGCGCTCAATTGGTTCAAAGAAAAGGGGTATATCAATAAGTTGTAG